In Candidatus Binatia bacterium, the sequence TTCGGAACCGTTGTCGGGATCATGAGAGCTTTCCACCAGATGTCGATTGCCGGGACCGGCGGATTCGCCGTCGTGGCATCCGGAATTTCTGAGGCACTTGTCGCTACCGCCCTCGGGTTGGGTGTCGCCATTATCTCCGTGGCTCTGTACAACTTCTTTCAGGTTCGCCTGGGTGAATTAGGGACGACAATGCAGGTCGGCATCGCTCGTTTCATCGAAGCGCTCTGCGCAGCAAGGGGGAGCGATGGCCGTCGGCAGATTGCCTGAGGGCAACAGCGACGGTGCCATCGTCGCCGAGATCAATATTACCCCATTGACCGATATATTTCTGGTTCTGTTGATCATCTTCATGGTGACCAGTTCGGCGATGGTCGAATCGGGCCCTCAGGTCAATCTTCCCGAGGCGGCTGACACGACCAGCGAGAGTCGCGGTGTCGTTGTTACAGTCGATGATCAGGCAGCGATCTACGTCGACGGAGCAATGGTCGATCGTGCCAGCCTTCAGGAGACCCTGCGTCTTGCTGTGGCAAGTTCGGATGCCAAACGGGTGGTACTGGAGGGCGACCGAGATATCGTTCTTGGCGAGGTGGTCTTTATCCTCGATGAGGCCAAGCGGGCTGGTGCGACGGAAGTCGCTATCGCCGCGAGGAGGCCCTGATGGCTGCCGACGATCTGATTTTGGCACCGGAGAACCTGCAGGTCCTGCTGCAGGGGCTCGACGGGCTCCGTCCTGTTCTTGGTCCCGAGGCGGCGCCGGGGCTCGAGCGTGTTCGCGAACTTTTGCAGCAGGCACTCAATGCTCAGGCAGACGGCCGGAATCCGGATGCGCTCGGGGCGATCACACTTGCGATGCGGGAGTTGGTGCAGTTAGCCAATCGAATGGATCCGGGCGAAGCTGCCATCATGCAGGCGGTCGCCGCTCGGTTCGAGCAGGCAATGCACCAGGGGGACCTCGGCGACGCTGCCGAAAGTCTCGATCAGATGAGAGAGAGATCCGGAGCCACCAAACGGGGTCCGGAAGAGACCGAACTCTAAACGCTAGGAAAACGCGGAGCGAACGAACAATGGCCAAGGCAAGTGAACGAACAGCATTGCGCACCGAGTTGTACGATTGTTGTCATCGGGAAATGCGAAAGGAACTCGGAACCATCGAGCAAAGCTACCTTTCGTTTCCTGTAATCAAGAATGTGGTTTGCCCCGAGTGCAGCTTCGTCTGCAAACTCCGTGTCTACTCCCGCGATCAACTGGACGAAAAAATCGCGGCGCATAGCTGAGTCCCGGATTCTCCAAGGGATATCGGGTCGCAGCCTGCCTTTATTCGCCGAAATTTGCTAGAGTATTGCCATGGCATCATCTTTCGAACCGCGGCTGATCAACGGCCCATTTGGGGATCCCGGGCTTTTTGTCGGGATGCGGTGGGAGGGCACGGCTGCCGTTTTTGATTTAGGTCGGAATGACGGCTTGCCTGCAGCCGAGCTTCTTCGGGCGTCTCATATCTTTGTTTCGCACACGCATATGGATCACTTCATTGGCTTCGATCGCGTGCTCCGGCTGTTTCTGAATCGAGACAAGCGCGTCCACCTCTACGGGCCGGAAGGAATCGGGGCCTGTGTAGCGGGAAAACTGCGTGGCTATGTATGGAACCTGACGGAGTCCTATACCCTGGTCTTTGACGTCACCGAGGTCCGCGTCGATGGTTGCCGGCGTTGGCAATTCCGCGCCGCGACTGGTTTTGAACAAGAGGAAATTCCTTACGAATCGCTTGAGCCGAGCGGGTCGCCCGAGCGGCCGCTTCTGGTCGATAACGGAAAATTTCGCGTCCGCGCCGGGATCACCGACCATCGGATCCCATGCTTGTCTTTCGCCCTCGATGAGCCCACTCACCTCAACGTGGATAACGATGAGATCGCCCAGAGGGGCTACCTCCCCGGCCGGTGGATCGCGGAGCTTAAACAGGCCCTCCGCGAGCAACGCCCGGCGGCTACCGAGTTGGTGCCGGCCCGTCGGGATGGTGAACAAATACCGGTCCGACTCGGCGACCTGCAGGAACTGGTACGCACCACGCCCGGACAAAAGATTGGATATGTGGTCGATACGCGATTTATGCCGGAGAATTTGGCCGTCCTCTTGCCGCTGCTTCGGGGCGCGACAACGCTTTACTGCGAGGCATCGTTTCTGGATGAGGATCGGGATCAGGCGGCCATGCGTTACCACCTCACCGCAGCGGAGGCGGGCGCTCTGGGCCGGCTCGCAGAGGCCCGACGGCTCCGCGTTTTTCATTACTCGTCTCGGTATCAGGGCAAGGGCGAGCGCCTGCGTCAGGAAGCCGAGAACGCATTTCGGGGTCGCAAGGAGCCGGGTGCGATGTCGGATTTCGACTCGATCGCGGTCTGAGTTGCCAGCCCCTGGCGCATTCAGCCAGAGCCGACCTTGCCTTTGACGGCGTTGCGCCAGCCCCGGAGTCGGTCCCGGATCGTCTCCTCGTGCCCCTGACCGCCCGGCTCGTAGAATCGGGTTCCGTGAAGGGTTTCCGGTAGATAATTGGACGCTACATGATTGCCCTCGAAGTCGTGCGGGTATTCGTAGCCTTCGCCGTAACCCTGCTCCTTCATCAACTCGGTCGGAGCGTTGCGGAGGTGCAAAGGCACCGCCAGACTCCCGCTCGAGCGGACTTCTTCGGTTGCAGCACCGAGGGCGCGGTAGCTGGCGTTCGACTTCACGGCTGTCGCCAAATAGGTCACTCCCTGCGCCAGGGGAATGCGCCCTTCAGGCAGGCCGGTGAAGTGCACGGCATCCTTTACGGACAACGCGATGCGAAGAGCCTCGGGATCGGCATTGCCGATATCCTCGGACGCGAAAATTACCATACGTCGAGCGATGAATTTGGGATCCTCTCCCGCCTCGAGCATGCGAACCAGCCAGTATAGCGCTCCGTCAGGATCACTCCCACGCATACTCTTGATAAAGGCAGAGACGATATCATAATGCTGGTCGCCCTGAGCATCGTATCGAAGCGATTTTCGCTGGGCAGCCTCCAGCACGTGTTCGGGCTCGATTATGGTATCTTTGCGTCCGACGGCGATCTCGGCGGCGATCTCGAGCGTTCCCAAAGCGATGCGTGCGTCGCCTTGTGCGTGCGCAATCAGCGCGTCGCGGGCTGTCGGCGAAAGGTCTTCCGGAGCCAATCCCAACCCGCGTTCCGGATCGCAACTGGCGCGTTCGAGAATCTCGGCCATGGCTTCCCTGGTCAGGCTCGAAAGGGTCAGCACCCGAGTCCGTGAGAGGAGAGGAGCATTGACCTCGAATGACGGGTTTTCGGTGGTCGCCCCGATCAGGGTGAAAAGTCCTGCCTCCACATGAGGGAGAAGCGCATCCTGCTGAGATTTGTTGAAGCGATGAATCTCATCCACGAAAACAAGAGTTGCCCGCCCGGTCGCCTGTTGGCGAACTCGAGCCGATTCGACTGCCGCTCGAATATCCTTGACTCCGGCCAGAACCGCCGACAAGGCGATGAAGGAGAGGTCGACTTCCCGGGCCATCAACCGTGCCAAAGTGGTCTTGCCGGTACCTGGAGGGCCCCAGAAGAGCAGCGAGTGGATTCGACCAGCGTCGACCATCGAGCGCAATAATTTGCCGGGCCCCAATAGATGCTCCTGGCCCCGCACCTCTGCCAGGACCCGCGGGCGCATTCTTTCTGCCAAGGGGGCATCGCTCGGTACCTCGGGAGGCGTTTCCGAGGTCGGTCTGGGAGGCGGCTGGGTCGGGAATAGCTCCAATTCTTCGGACACTCTTTTCAATCTCATGGACGAGGCTTCTATGCCAGTGCGCTTGCGCTTCTGCCCAGAAACGCCCAACGTCTGGATATGGCAATTGTGGGTCTGGTTCTGAAGCGGGAGGCACCGGAAGCGCTGGAGGCAGCGCGACCGATCGTGGCATGGTGTTCAGCCAATGGTGTTGAAGCCGCCACCGAGCCCGAAACCGCGGATCTTCTCGGGATTCCCGGCATGACCAAATCGATGATGTTTGACAAGGCCGAGGCCATCGTCGTGCTGGGCGGGGATGGCACCCTGCTCGCGACAGCGCGCCTTTGCGGCCCCCGAAAGATACCCATCCTTGGCGTAAACTTGGGGACACTGGGTTTTCTTGCCGAGACACCATTGGAAGAGCTCACACAGGTGCTCGCTTTGGCCCTCGAGGGTCGTGCTCACGTCGAGGAACGGCGGATGCTGCAGGCGACGGTGGTGCGTGCCTCGGGTGAGACGACAGAGCATCAAGCCCTGAATGATGCTGTCCTCAGCCGTGGCGCGATGGGTCGGACCATCGACCTCGAGGCTCGCATTGACGGCGAATTTCTCGCTCTTTTCAACGCGGATGGTTTGATCGTGGGGACTCCGACCGGGTCGACCGCCTATAACCTTTCCGCAGGTGGCCCGCTGATTCACCCGACAGTCCGGGTCATGATCTTGTCGCCGATCTGTCCGCATGCCCTGAATATGCGACCGATCGTGGTTCACGACTCCTCGACCTTGGAGCTCCGGCTAGGCTCTTCCCGTGAGGAGTTATTGCTGACTCTGGACGGACAGGAGACGGTATCGGTGAGTTCCGAGGATACCATTCGAATCTCATGCTCCTCCTTTGAGGCTTGTCTTGTAACCGCTGCCGATATTTCCTTTTACGAGCTGCTGCGCAAGAAGCTCGGCTGGGCGAGGCCTTAGGACAGACGATGCTGCTTCGGTTGAAGGTAACGAATCTGGCCCTGCTCGAAGACCTCGATCTCGAATTCGGGTCTGGTCTCAATATCGTGACCGGCGAGACAGGAGCGGGCAAGAGTTTACTGCAGCGGGCGCTCGCGCTCGCTGCCGGTCATCGGGCCAGCAGCGAGGTGGTCCGCCGCGGCGCGGATGCAGCCCGAATCGAAGCGAATTTTCAGGTGCCTGACGACGCAAGGGCCCTGTTGGCCCGACTGGACGAAATTGGCGTACCGGTGCCGGATCAGGAACTTTTGGTCAGACGCACGATTCCACGTTCGGGCAAAGCGCGGGTTTCGATCAATGATGCCTCCGTGACGTTGGCCACCTTGAACGAAGTTGGCGGTGTATTGGTGCATTTGCAGGGACAGCACGAATCCCTGCGGCTGGCGCAGCCCGAGGCCCATGTGGAGATGTTGGATGCCGCTTGTGGCACTCTCGACAAAGCGGAGGATTTCCGTTCCCGCTACGGTGCGCTCCTGAAATTGATCGCGCGACTCGAGGCGGTTGAACAAGGCCTCTCCGAGCACGAACGACGGCTCGAGCTTACGCGTTGGGAGCTCGAGGAGCTGGATGAAGCCGGCTTTCTTGATCTGAAGGAAGAGATTTCGTTGACAAGCGAGCGGGAACGTTTGCGCCATGGAGAGAAGCTACGCGCGACGGCCGCCGAGGCTCTTGAACAACTCGACCTTGGCGAACAACCGGCGTTGGCTGCTCTCGAAAGGCAGGCCCGGCGCATGAGCGAGATGGCAGAGCTGGACTCGGACCTGCAGGAGATCGCGGAAGGGTTGGAGCAGGCAGTCGTTCCGTTGCAGGAGGCGGTTCGCGGACTGCAAGGGTATGCGGAGAGCTTGCGTGACGACCCGAGCCGTCTCGAGGAGGTGGAAGACCGGCTCGCCTTGCTGGCCCGCCTCGAGCGCAAACATGGCGTCCAGGGCCTCGAAGGCTTGCTCCAGCACCGCGAAGCTTTGGCAGCCGAACTCGATGCCGCTACCCGCGATGCTCAGGACCCCGAAGAGCTTCGTCGAGAGCTGGCGGCAGCTGCCGATACGACATGGAAGGCCGCTGACCGGCTGGAGACACTGAGGCGCAAGGGTGCGAAGGCCTTATGTCCACCGGTGATCGCCGAATTGGGGGCACTGGGCATGGAGGGAGCAACCTTCTCGGTGGGCTTCTCTGATCTGCCAGCCAGAGCGGAGAAGGGCCCGGCGCAGGTTCTGCACCGCGACGGAGCAAACCTTGGTTCGGATGGCCGGTCCCAGATCGAGTTTCTCCTGGCGGCGAACCCTGGGGAGGGCGAGTCTCCTCTGGGCAAGGTGGCCTCCGGCGGCGAACTATCCCGCGTGATGTTGGCTCTCCGCAACGTCGCCGGCGGCCCCGGTGTACCCACCATGGTTTTCGATGAGGTGGATGCGGGAATTGGTGGAAGCACGGCAGAGGCGGTTGGTGAGAGACTCGCGCGATTGGCCGAGGAACATCAAGTCCTCTGCATTACCCATCTGGCTCAGATTGCCGCTTATGCGGACGCGCATTATGCCGTCGCCAAAGGGAGTCGCGGGGGTCGCACGCGAACGATTGTCGACCCGATCGAGGGTGAGGCGCGAAAGGCGGAATTGGCGCGAATGTTGGGCGGGGGCGGCGTTCATGCCGAGACTCATGCGGCAGAGATGTTGCGTCGGGGCCATGAATTTCGAAAAAAGGGCATGAAAGCGGGGGGCAAGAGCGCTCCCAAAAAGAAGCGCTCGCGACAGAAGACCGCATGACGAAAGTACGCGGACGTCGGGGAATCCTACCGAAGACATTGCAGTAAGGACCGGCGTCCCGTAAGAGAGACCCTGCTCGGGGCCGTAGCTCAGTTGGGAGAGCGCCTGGCTGGCAGCCAGGAGGTCAGGGGTTCGACCCCCCTCGGCTCCATTAAAAAAAACCTCTGCTTTGCAGAGGTTTTTTGTTTTTCAGGACTCGATTCCTCACAACCTTGCCTGGGGATCGCGCAGACGCTGATGCACATGTCCTGCAAAATGAAGGAACGGCCTGCAGGTGAATTGTCAAACGGGCCGCTCCGCAGTTAAACTCGGCGCAGACGGGCCTGAATTAGCGAGTCGAGTGCCAGGCGGTCGCCTCGGGAGACGTGCAAATGAACGAACGCAAAAGGGCCAACATGCGCGGAAGTGCGCTCCCGGT encodes:
- a CDS encoding biopolymer transporter ExbD; this encodes MAVGRLPEGNSDGAIVAEINITPLTDIFLVLLIIFMVTSSAMVESGPQVNLPEAADTTSESRGVVVTVDDQAAIYVDGAMVDRASLQETLRLAVASSDAKRVVLEGDRDIVLGEVVFILDEAKRAGATEVAIAARRP
- a CDS encoding ribonuclease Z, which produces MASSFEPRLINGPFGDPGLFVGMRWEGTAAVFDLGRNDGLPAAELLRASHIFVSHTHMDHFIGFDRVLRLFLNRDKRVHLYGPEGIGACVAGKLRGYVWNLTESYTLVFDVTEVRVDGCRRWQFRAATGFEQEEIPYESLEPSGSPERPLLVDNGKFRVRAGITDHRIPCLSFALDEPTHLNVDNDEIAQRGYLPGRWIAELKQALREQRPAATELVPARRDGEQIPVRLGDLQELVRTTPGQKIGYVVDTRFMPENLAVLLPLLRGATTLYCEASFLDEDRDQAAMRYHLTAAEAGALGRLAEARRLRVFHYSSRYQGKGERLRQEAENAFRGRKEPGAMSDFDSIAV
- a CDS encoding replication-associated recombination protein A, which encodes MRPRVLAEVRGQEHLLGPGKLLRSMVDAGRIHSLLFWGPPGTGKTTLARLMAREVDLSFIALSAVLAGVKDIRAAVESARVRQQATGRATLVFVDEIHRFNKSQQDALLPHVEAGLFTLIGATTENPSFEVNAPLLSRTRVLTLSSLTREAMAEILERASCDPERGLGLAPEDLSPTARDALIAHAQGDARIALGTLEIAAEIAVGRKDTIIEPEHVLEAAQRKSLRYDAQGDQHYDIVSAFIKSMRGSDPDGALYWLVRMLEAGEDPKFIARRMVIFASEDIGNADPEALRIALSVKDAVHFTGLPEGRIPLAQGVTYLATAVKSNASYRALGAATEEVRSSGSLAVPLHLRNAPTELMKEQGYGEGYEYPHDFEGNHVASNYLPETLHGTRFYEPGGQGHEETIRDRLRGWRNAVKGKVGSG
- a CDS encoding NAD(+)/NADH kinase is translated as MAIVGLVLKREAPEALEAARPIVAWCSANGVEAATEPETADLLGIPGMTKSMMFDKAEAIVVLGGDGTLLATARLCGPRKIPILGVNLGTLGFLAETPLEELTQVLALALEGRAHVEERRMLQATVVRASGETTEHQALNDAVLSRGAMGRTIDLEARIDGEFLALFNADGLIVGTPTGSTAYNLSAGGPLIHPTVRVMILSPICPHALNMRPIVVHDSSTLELRLGSSREELLLTLDGQETVSVSSEDTIRISCSSFEACLVTAADISFYELLRKKLGWARP
- the recN gene encoding DNA repair protein RecN, which codes for MLLRLKVTNLALLEDLDLEFGSGLNIVTGETGAGKSLLQRALALAAGHRASSEVVRRGADAARIEANFQVPDDARALLARLDEIGVPVPDQELLVRRTIPRSGKARVSINDASVTLATLNEVGGVLVHLQGQHESLRLAQPEAHVEMLDAACGTLDKAEDFRSRYGALLKLIARLEAVEQGLSEHERRLELTRWELEELDEAGFLDLKEEISLTSERERLRHGEKLRATAAEALEQLDLGEQPALAALERQARRMSEMAELDSDLQEIAEGLEQAVVPLQEAVRGLQGYAESLRDDPSRLEEVEDRLALLARLERKHGVQGLEGLLQHREALAAELDAATRDAQDPEELRRELAAAADTTWKAADRLETLRRKGAKALCPPVIAELGALGMEGATFSVGFSDLPARAEKGPAQVLHRDGANLGSDGRSQIEFLLAANPGEGESPLGKVASGGELSRVMLALRNVAGGPGVPTMVFDEVDAGIGGSTAEAVGERLARLAEEHQVLCITHLAQIAAYADAHYAVAKGSRGGRTRTIVDPIEGEARKAELARMLGGGGVHAETHAAEMLRRGHEFRKKGMKAGGKSAPKKKRSRQKTA